Proteins from a single region of Desulfobacter postgatei 2ac9:
- a CDS encoding deoxyguanosinetriphosphate triphosphohydrolase yields the protein MNTTIPQIKQNPSIREIFQQREHNFLSKYGTPSTSAERRHPDVTPSNIRTPFQLDRDRIVYSNAFRRLKYKTQVFLSPLGDHYRTRLTHTLEVSETARNIARAMRLNEDLAEAVALGHDLGHTPFGHAGETALIEVYTSRFTHSDQSLRVVDVLENRGKGLNLTKQVRDGILKHSKGFGNIIPATPGETASTIEGRIVRVADIIAYLNHDLDDALRGKVISKDEVPDICIRKLGTTHADRASTMMEQLVYNSGPQNGEFILNMGKETMEAMTILRKFLFEKVYRSPAVHGEFVKAKKVIIGLYTYFMENPDEMQKELEKMEMAPWDSAKNTLNRSVCDVIASMTDRYALKLYARLFFPNPLV from the coding sequence ATGAATACAACAATACCCCAAATAAAACAAAATCCCAGTATACGGGAAATCTTCCAGCAACGGGAGCACAATTTCCTGTCAAAATACGGCACCCCAAGTACCAGCGCTGAACGCAGACACCCAGATGTTACCCCCAGTAACATCAGAACACCCTTTCAGTTAGACCGGGACCGAATTGTATACTCCAATGCCTTCAGGCGTTTAAAATACAAAACCCAAGTTTTTTTATCGCCGTTAGGAGACCATTACCGGACCCGGCTCACCCATACCCTTGAGGTTTCTGAAACGGCAAGGAATATTGCCCGGGCCATGCGCCTGAACGAGGACCTTGCCGAAGCGGTTGCCCTTGGACATGATTTAGGACATACACCCTTTGGACACGCCGGAGAAACCGCCCTAATTGAGGTATACACCTCCCGTTTTACCCATTCCGACCAGAGCTTAAGAGTGGTGGATGTATTGGAAAACAGAGGGAAAGGCCTCAACCTTACCAAGCAGGTCAGAGACGGCATTCTGAAACACTCCAAGGGATTCGGCAATATTATTCCGGCCACGCCAGGAGAAACCGCGTCCACCATTGAAGGACGAATTGTACGCGTGGCAGACATCATTGCCTATCTGAACCATGATCTTGATGATGCGCTCCGGGGCAAGGTGATCTCCAAGGACGAGGTGCCTGACATCTGCATCCGAAAGCTTGGCACAACCCACGCTGACCGCGCATCCACAATGATGGAGCAGCTGGTTTACAACAGCGGCCCCCAAAATGGAGAATTCATTTTAAATATGGGTAAGGAGACCATGGAAGCCATGACAATCCTAAGAAAATTTCTCTTTGAAAAAGTGTACCGCTCACCGGCCGTGCATGGAGAATTTGTAAAGGCAAAAAAAGTAATTATCGGTCTTTACACATATTTTATGGAAAACCCCGACGAGATGCAAAAAGAGCTGGAAAAAATGGAAATGGCCCCATGGGATTCAGCAAAAAACACACTGAACCGATCTGTGTGTGATGTCATTGCCTCCATGACCGACCGGTACGCACTTAAATTGTATGCGCGTCTGTTTTTTCCCAACCCACTAGTTTAA
- a CDS encoding nucleoside deaminase: MDYEIFMEQALEQARKAFDQGQFPVGCVIVQDDRVIASGARAGTSGDLSFFSEIDHAEIRALKALESSDVRFIPERAVLFCTMEPCLMCFAAIILAGIRTVVFAYEDVMGGGTGLDRRHLAPLYRDAQITVVPHVLRKKSLDLFHDFFNKDANLYWKDSLLESYTLDQRRESGNKQGCNSEIK; the protein is encoded by the coding sequence TTGGATTACGAGATTTTTATGGAGCAGGCCCTTGAACAAGCTCGCAAAGCCTTTGATCAGGGGCAGTTTCCTGTGGGGTGCGTGATTGTTCAAGATGATCGGGTGATTGCCTCGGGTGCCAGGGCCGGCACGTCGGGGGATCTATCTTTTTTCAGTGAAATTGACCACGCAGAAATACGTGCGCTTAAGGCCCTTGAATCTTCGGATGTGCGGTTTATCCCGGAACGGGCTGTGCTGTTCTGTACCATGGAGCCCTGTTTGATGTGCTTTGCCGCAATTATTCTGGCCGGCATCCGGACTGTTGTATTTGCCTATGAAGATGTGATGGGTGGGGGGACCGGCCTGGACAGGCGGCATCTGGCACCCTTATATAGGGATGCGCAGATTACGGTCGTTCCCCATGTGCTGCGTAAAAAAAGTCTTGATCTTTTTCATGATTTTTTTAATAAAGATGCTAACTTATATTGGAAGGACAGTCTGCTGGAGTCATATACGCTTGATCAACGGCGTGAGTCCGGGAATAAACAGGGGTGTAATTCAGAAATAAAATAA
- the infC gene encoding translation initiation factor IF-3 encodes MLRREVKISTKRVKQDQTRVNKGIRATEVRVIGSDGGQIGVLPIAEALRIAESEALDLVEVSPEAKPPVCKIMDHGKYKYELTKKKQEAKRKQKSVQIKEIKVRPKTDDHDLETKVRHMEKFISNGDKVKITLVFRGREFMLKEQANIILEKIVEMSKDFAQVEQFPKFEGRFITMLLGPK; translated from the coding sequence TTGCTGCGGCGGGAGGTTAAAATATCTACTAAGCGAGTTAAGCAGGATCAGACAAGAGTGAATAAGGGGATCAGAGCTACTGAGGTACGGGTTATCGGTTCTGATGGCGGACAGATAGGGGTTCTGCCTATTGCTGAGGCGTTGCGTATTGCTGAAAGCGAAGCTTTGGATCTGGTTGAAGTGTCGCCGGAGGCCAAGCCTCCTGTCTGCAAAATAATGGATCATGGAAAATATAAATACGAGCTGACTAAGAAAAAACAGGAAGCCAAAAGAAAGCAGAAAAGTGTTCAGATCAAGGAGATCAAGGTCCGTCCTAAAACAGACGATCATGACCTTGAAACCAAGGTCCGGCACATGGAGAAATTTATTTCCAATGGTGATAAGGTAAAAATAACCCTGGTTTTCAGAGGTCGTGAGTTTATGCTCAAGGAACAGGCCAATATCATTTTGGAAAAAATAGTGGAAATGAGCAAAGACTTTGCCCAGGTGGAACAGTTTCCCAAGTTTGAAGGGCGGTTCATTACTATGCTGCTTGGTCCTAAATAA
- the rpmI gene encoding 50S ribosomal protein L35 encodes MPKIKTCRAAAKRFEKTGSGKYKFRKSHASHILTKKTTKRKRSLRQPQIVAGSDMKEVRRMLPYG; translated from the coding sequence ATGCCAAAAATTAAGACATGCCGTGCGGCTGCCAAACGGTTTGAAAAAACCGGGTCAGGTAAATACAAGTTTCGCAAATCCCATGCCAGTCATATTCTGACAAAGAAAACCACTAAGCGGAAAAGAAGTCTTCGCCAGCCCCAGATTGTTGCCGGTTCTGATATGAAAGAAGTTCGCCGGATGCTGCCTTACGGTTAG
- the rplT gene encoding 50S ribosomal protein L20, producing MRVKRGFKARRRRNKVLKLARGFRGGRGKLYRTAADSVDKALMYAYRDRRAKKRDFRKLWIVRINAGARMNELSYSRFMNGLKLTGSELDRKVLADLAVSDPAGFSQLASQASAKLN from the coding sequence ATGAGAGTTAAAAGAGGATTCAAAGCAAGAAGACGCCGCAACAAGGTGCTTAAGCTGGCAAGGGGTTTCAGGGGTGGAAGAGGCAAGCTTTACAGAACTGCTGCCGATTCAGTGGATAAAGCATTAATGTACGCCTATAGAGACCGCCGGGCAAAAAAAAGAGATTTTCGGAAATTATGGATTGTACGTATTAATGCCGGTGCACGGATGAATGAATTGTCCTATTCCCGGTTCATGAACGGACTAAAACTTACGGGCAGTGAACTGGACAGAAAAGTTCTGGCTGATCTGGCTGTATCCGATCCCGCGGGATTCTCCCAGCTGGCTTCCCAGGCGTCTGCCAAATTGAACTAA
- the pheS gene encoding phenylalanine--tRNA ligase subunit alpha, whose protein sequence is MQNNLQDIEKQALEQIRAADSKEALESVSIHFLGRKGVLTAFLRNIPSLPVDERPAAGKNGNLLKVKLEKALKHAQSDLEAGAAGDTEGIDVTLPGRMVKKGALHPITQVIEEICGIFLRLGFDIAEGPEVETDYYNFEALNIPQYHPARDMQDTFYLSENIVLRTHTSGSQPRVMEKTDPPVRIISPGKVFRCDSDLTHTPMFHQVEGLMVDKNISFGDLKGVLTTFVQQFFDKDTSLRFRPSFFPFTEPSAEVDMRCVMCKGKGCRVCSKTGWIEILGAGMVHPAVFENVGYDTQTYTGFAFGLGMERVAMLKYGIDDIRKYFENDMRFLGQF, encoded by the coding sequence TTGCAAAACAATCTCCAAGACATTGAAAAACAGGCCCTGGAACAAATCCGTGCGGCGGATTCAAAGGAAGCCCTTGAGTCTGTTTCCATCCACTTTTTGGGTCGCAAGGGGGTGCTCACAGCTTTTTTGCGTAATATTCCATCCCTTCCGGTGGATGAACGCCCTGCTGCGGGGAAAAATGGTAATCTGCTCAAGGTAAAGCTTGAAAAAGCGTTAAAACATGCCCAGTCTGATCTGGAAGCCGGTGCCGCAGGTGATACTGAAGGTATTGATGTCACCTTGCCCGGACGTATGGTGAAAAAAGGTGCCCTGCACCCCATTACCCAGGTGATAGAAGAGATCTGCGGTATTTTTCTGCGTCTGGGGTTTGACATTGCCGAAGGTCCGGAAGTTGAAACCGATTATTATAACTTCGAGGCACTGAACATTCCTCAGTATCATCCGGCCAGGGACATGCAGGATACCTTTTATCTGTCTGAAAATATCGTTTTGAGAACCCATACGTCAGGTTCCCAGCCCCGGGTGATGGAAAAAACCGACCCGCCTGTGCGCATTATTTCTCCGGGTAAGGTGTTCCGCTGTGACTCGGATCTGACCCATACCCCTATGTTTCATCAGGTTGAAGGCCTGATGGTGGACAAAAACATCTCTTTTGGCGACCTTAAAGGGGTGCTGACCACGTTTGTTCAGCAGTTTTTTGATAAGGATACTTCGTTGCGGTTCAGGCCCAGTTTTTTTCCTTTTACCGAACCCAGTGCTGAAGTAGATATGCGATGTGTCATGTGCAAGGGCAAAGGCTGCCGGGTCTGTTCGAAGACCGGCTGGATTGAAATTCTGGGGGCCGGTATGGTCCACCCGGCTGTGTTTGAAAACGTGGGTTATGATACCCAAACGTATACGGGGTTTGCCTTTGGCCTTGGTATGGAACGGGTTGCCATGCTCAAGTACGGAATTGATGATATCAGAAAATATTTTGAAAACGATATGCGTTTTCTAGGGCAGTTCTAA
- the pheT gene encoding phenylalanine--tRNA ligase subunit beta, whose product MKVSLSWLREYIPIDLDPQEISDRLTMAGLEVDGVESLYDYLDNVVVGQVVQANQHPNAETLTCCGVDIGTGELSPIVCGAPNVREGMYVACALPGAVLPGDFKIKKSKLRGEPSHGMLCSAAELMLADDASGIMDLEGEFVAGTPLKSALKLADVVFEIDLTPNRPDCLSLIGVAREIGAFTEPRNKVTLPDVTFSEALMDSRNIHDFVSVEIEDPELCPRYTAGMLFDVKVEPSPLWLKQRLEAVGLSSINNVVDITNFVMMETGQPLHAFDYDNIAQSKIIVRTAGKPGDARLEFTTLDSKTHKLDPEMLMICDGDKPVGIAGVMGGENSEITDATTRVLVESAYFNPVSIRRTAKRTGIGSDASHRFERGVDPQGTMFALKRAVSLMAQLCSATIAREIIDENPVKAQPVTIDLSPEALNLRLGTSFSADEMAQILASVEFGVDKKEDGCLQVHVPSFRVDVARPEDLSEEVARLWGYNKIETSYPLVRAKGQPLAARLVLRGKIRRAMTGFGFCEAINYNFIRKDACERMGIDESDKRTRMVEILNPISDQMAVLRTSIVPGLLEAMARNTAKQVDTLQLFEIGKIFYDKGPGEQPEEVEVIGGLITGYRWDQTWYSKKEAVDFFDLKGVVQGLMDSLQISGVIYEKIDAHTCPYFQPGYGARVMRDGLILGTLGKIASDVGAAFGLRQDAYLFDIDMNSLEKSVPQAIQAVGLPKFPSISRDMTFIVSKRVEVGAMMDAISAFAQQQALIEDYFLFDVFEGRSIGEDKKSLSFRIVYRSVSKTLTEKNIKKIHDQLSQKLINDFNAGLPG is encoded by the coding sequence ATGAAAGTCAGTTTAAGCTGGTTGCGTGAATATATTCCCATTGATCTTGATCCCCAGGAAATATCCGACAGACTGACCATGGCCGGTCTTGAAGTGGATGGGGTGGAAAGTCTTTATGATTACCTGGACAATGTGGTTGTCGGCCAGGTTGTACAGGCAAATCAGCATCCCAATGCTGAGACGCTTACCTGTTGTGGCGTCGATATTGGAACAGGAGAGCTTTCTCCCATTGTCTGTGGTGCGCCCAATGTCAGGGAAGGCATGTATGTTGCCTGTGCTCTGCCTGGGGCCGTGCTGCCCGGTGATTTCAAAATAAAGAAAAGCAAGCTGCGGGGCGAACCGTCCCACGGTATGCTGTGTTCGGCTGCTGAGCTGATGCTTGCGGATGACGCATCCGGTATCATGGATCTTGAGGGCGAGTTTGTTGCCGGAACCCCCCTTAAATCAGCCTTGAAACTGGCTGATGTTGTTTTTGAAATTGATCTGACCCCCAACCGGCCGGACTGTCTGAGTCTTATCGGGGTGGCACGGGAAATAGGGGCGTTTACAGAGCCCCGAAATAAGGTAACCCTGCCGGACGTGACGTTTTCGGAAGCCCTGATGGATTCCCGGAATATTCACGATTTTGTTTCTGTTGAGATTGAGGATCCGGAGCTGTGTCCAAGATATACTGCAGGTATGCTGTTTGACGTCAAGGTCGAACCGTCGCCGCTTTGGTTAAAACAGCGTCTTGAAGCCGTTGGGCTCTCTTCTATCAATAATGTGGTGGATATCACCAACTTTGTCATGATGGAAACCGGACAACCCTTGCATGCCTTTGATTATGATAATATTGCCCAAAGCAAAATTATTGTAAGAACAGCCGGAAAACCCGGTGACGCGAGGCTTGAGTTTACAACGCTTGATTCGAAAACCCACAAACTTGACCCTGAAATGCTCATGATCTGTGACGGAGATAAGCCTGTGGGTATTGCCGGTGTCATGGGTGGTGAGAATTCCGAAATTACGGATGCCACCACCCGCGTGTTGGTGGAAAGTGCCTATTTTAATCCTGTGTCCATCCGGCGAACTGCCAAGCGGACGGGAATCGGTTCGGATGCCTCCCACAGATTTGAGCGCGGCGTAGATCCTCAAGGCACTATGTTCGCCTTGAAGAGAGCCGTTTCATTAATGGCTCAGTTATGTTCGGCGACCATTGCCAGGGAAATTATTGATGAGAATCCCGTCAAGGCTCAACCTGTGACCATTGATTTGAGCCCTGAGGCGTTGAACCTACGCTTAGGGACTTCGTTTTCCGCAGATGAGATGGCACAGATTCTGGCGTCTGTGGAATTTGGCGTTGACAAAAAGGAAGATGGCTGCCTGCAGGTGCATGTCCCCTCTTTCAGGGTTGATGTGGCCCGGCCCGAGGATCTTTCCGAAGAAGTGGCCCGGTTGTGGGGGTATAATAAAATTGAAACCAGTTATCCTTTGGTGAGAGCCAAGGGCCAGCCCCTTGCCGCGCGCCTTGTGTTACGGGGCAAAATTCGTCGGGCCATGACGGGATTTGGATTTTGTGAGGCCATCAATTACAACTTTATCCGAAAGGATGCCTGTGAACGTATGGGCATTGACGAGTCGGATAAAAGAACCCGGATGGTTGAGATTTTAAATCCTATTTCAGACCAGATGGCAGTACTCAGGACATCCATTGTGCCAGGACTGCTGGAAGCCATGGCCAGGAATACGGCCAAACAGGTGGATACCCTTCAATTGTTTGAGATCGGCAAAATTTTCTATGACAAAGGGCCGGGCGAACAGCCCGAAGAAGTAGAAGTGATCGGAGGGCTGATCACCGGATACCGCTGGGATCAGACCTGGTATTCCAAAAAGGAAGCTGTGGATTTCTTCGATCTTAAGGGTGTTGTACAGGGATTGATGGATTCGCTTCAGATTTCCGGTGTGATTTATGAAAAAATTGATGCTCATACCTGTCCCTATTTTCAGCCGGGGTATGGTGCCAGGGTGATGAGAGACGGTCTGATCCTTGGTACGCTTGGAAAAATAGCTTCAGATGTGGGAGCAGCCTTTGGTTTGAGACAGGATGCATATCTTTTTGATATAGATATGAACAGTCTTGAAAAATCGGTTCCCCAGGCTATTCAGGCAGTTGGGCTCCCTAAATTCCCTTCAATTTCCAGGGACATGACCTTTATTGTCTCAAAGCGTGTTGAGGTCGGCGCCATGATGGATGCCATTTCAGCTTTTGCCCAACAGCAGGCCTTGATTGAAGATTATTTCCTTTTTGATGTATTTGAAGGCCGCAGTATTGGTGAAGATAAAAAATCCCTGTCATTCAGGATAGTCTACCGCTCTGTTTCAAAAACCTTGACAGAAAAAAATATTAAAAAGATTCATGATCAGTTGTCCCAGAAGCTAATTAATGATTTTAACGCTGGGCTGCCTGGATAA
- the rimP gene encoding ribosome maturation factor RimP — MRIFESFSIGNGHLPVFVFVEKGRLLQEMGFINIKKPGAVEQRIEAVAEPLIDSLGLELVHIECVVHNRQKFVRIYIDKPKGVGLDDCVAVSRELGDLIDIHIEDIGPYRLEVSSPGPNRPLKTKADFIRFQGERIKIETHEVIDGRKKFTGILEKTNEDSVTIAVDGMSFDISGTNIMRAILAGQ; from the coding sequence GTGAGGATTTTTGAGAGTTTTAGTATCGGGAACGGGCATCTGCCCGTTTTTGTATTTGTGGAAAAAGGACGATTGCTTCAGGAGATGGGATTTATAAACATCAAAAAACCCGGTGCTGTTGAACAGCGGATTGAGGCTGTAGCCGAACCCCTGATAGATTCTTTGGGGTTGGAACTGGTACACATTGAATGTGTTGTCCATAATCGGCAGAAATTTGTCAGAATTTATATTGACAAGCCCAAAGGGGTTGGTCTTGATGACTGTGTGGCAGTCAGTCGAGAACTTGGGGATCTGATTGATATTCATATTGAGGATATTGGTCCTTACCGCCTGGAAGTGTCATCCCCAGGCCCAAATCGCCCATTGAAGACAAAGGCGGATTTTATCAGATTCCAGGGAGAACGCATTAAAATTGAAACCCATGAAGTTATAGATGGAAGAAAAAAGTTCACCGGGATTCTTGAGAAGACAAATGAAGATTCTGTGACGATTGCCGTAGACGGCATGTCCTTTGATATTTCCGGAACCAATATCATGAGAGCAATTCTTGCAGGTCAGTAA
- the nusA gene encoding transcription termination factor NusA: MLITDIKRVIDQVSREKGIDAEILITTLKEAIVSAARKKIGPRADIEVHYDEKSGDVEVFHFKEVVEEVEYPDSELTLEEGLEFDPECEIGDSLGIRMDTEEFGRIAAQSAKQVIIQKMREAERNAVYENFIHKKGKIINGIVQRFDRGAIIVNLGQAEAVLRPREQMPKESYKRGDRIRAYVLDVLEESKGAQIILSRTHPEFLVELFKTEVPEVAEGIVSIRAAARVPGVRAKIAVSSIDSDVDPVGACVGVKGNRVQNIVQELRGEKIDIVQWSPDVARFVCNALSPAEIARVIIDEDNQSMEVIVNDEYLSIAIGKGGQNVSLACEITGWHLEVTSEEEYSREVKEGYDSLMKLSTVGLPAAELLFKAGYSSFLDIMDAVPEDIAAFLNISVEDAQAMIEEAGRLMKDERGRARNELLKRGSFKKPDTNLDDNAGEGETFDDEDDGRVEESGE; this comes from the coding sequence ATGTTGATTACAGACATAAAAAGGGTGATCGATCAGGTAAGCCGAGAAAAGGGTATTGATGCTGAAATCCTCATTACTACCTTGAAAGAGGCCATTGTCTCTGCCGCCAGAAAAAAGATCGGCCCAAGGGCGGATATCGAAGTCCATTATGATGAAAAAAGCGGAGATGTTGAAGTTTTCCATTTTAAGGAGGTTGTTGAGGAGGTTGAATATCCCGACAGTGAGCTGACCCTGGAGGAAGGGCTTGAATTTGACCCCGAATGTGAAATCGGTGATTCGCTGGGGATTCGAATGGATACCGAGGAGTTCGGCCGCATTGCGGCTCAGTCGGCCAAGCAGGTGATCATACAGAAAATGCGCGAAGCAGAGCGCAATGCCGTATATGAGAATTTTATCCATAAAAAAGGTAAAATAATCAACGGTATTGTCCAACGCTTTGACCGGGGTGCCATCATTGTCAACTTGGGCCAGGCCGAGGCTGTACTGCGGCCAAGGGAGCAAATGCCTAAGGAAAGCTATAAGCGAGGGGATCGGATCCGTGCTTATGTCCTTGATGTGCTGGAAGAATCCAAAGGTGCCCAGATTATTTTATCCCGGACCCATCCGGAATTTTTGGTTGAATTGTTTAAAACCGAGGTGCCGGAGGTGGCCGAAGGCATTGTTTCCATCCGGGCTGCAGCACGCGTGCCCGGCGTAAGGGCGAAAATTGCTGTCTCCTCCATTGATTCCGATGTGGACCCCGTAGGGGCCTGCGTGGGTGTTAAGGGCAACCGGGTTCAGAATATTGTCCAGGAGTTGCGGGGAGAGAAAATCGATATTGTTCAGTGGAGTCCGGACGTTGCAAGATTTGTCTGCAATGCCTTATCCCCGGCTGAAATCGCAAGGGTTATCATTGATGAAGACAATCAGTCCATGGAGGTGATTGTCAATGATGAATATCTCTCCATTGCTATAGGTAAGGGCGGTCAGAATGTATCCCTTGCCTGTGAGATTACCGGCTGGCATCTTGAAGTCACCAGTGAAGAGGAGTACAGTCGGGAGGTCAAGGAGGGATACGACAGTTTGATGAAATTGTCCACAGTGGGCCTGCCGGCAGCAGAGTTACTGTTCAAGGCTGGTTATTCCTCGTTTCTGGATATCATGGATGCTGTGCCCGAGGATATTGCGGCCTTTTTAAATATTTCCGTGGAAGATGCCCAGGCAATGATAGAAGAAGCCGGGCGTCTGATGAAAGATGAGCGGGGAAGGGCCCGGAATGAACTGCTGAAACGAGGCTCTTTTAAGAAACCCGACACTAATCTGGATGACAATGCCGGTGAGGGAGAAACGTTTGATGATGAAGACGATGGACGTGTTGAAGAATCAGGTGAATAA